The following coding sequences lie in one Flavobacterium sp. 20NA77.7 genomic window:
- a CDS encoding endonuclease/exonuclease/phosphatase family protein yields MKKSKISYFISCFFFVQLLAAQVSICSWNIMNLGKSKSESELKFMALTLSKYDVIAIQEVVAGEGGAQAVSKLVAILQTKGAKWDYAISNPTTSITKASKERYAFIWKTAKVKRIGNSWLDQNYQKEIDREPFMSTFQYGKKSFTLVSFHAVSKKKNPASEIKYFKFFPALYPKLNLVFLGDFNCSQSHTVFNPLKKMGYKPVFTNQKTSLRQKCKNNDCLASEYDNIFYTSSKINCSAKGVIPFYTSFASLKEARKISDHIPVWSILVFK; encoded by the coding sequence ATGAAAAAATCAAAAATTAGTTATTTTATTAGTTGTTTTTTCTTCGTTCAGTTACTCGCTGCTCAAGTCAGTATTTGTAGCTGGAACATTATGAATTTAGGTAAATCAAAATCAGAAAGTGAATTAAAATTTATGGCTTTGACTTTGTCTAAATATGATGTTATAGCTATCCAAGAGGTAGTAGCAGGAGAAGGTGGGGCGCAAGCGGTTTCAAAATTAGTAGCTATACTGCAAACTAAAGGAGCAAAGTGGGATTATGCTATTAGTAATCCTACTACAAGTATAACTAAAGCAAGTAAGGAGCGGTATGCGTTTATTTGGAAAACAGCAAAAGTGAAGCGAATAGGTAACAGTTGGCTCGACCAGAACTATCAAAAAGAAATTGACCGAGAACCCTTTATGAGTACGTTTCAATATGGAAAAAAAAGCTTTACATTGGTTTCTTTTCATGCGGTGTCAAAGAAGAAAAATCCAGCTTCAGAAATTAAATACTTTAAATTTTTCCCTGCCTTGTATCCCAAATTAAATTTAGTTTTTTTAGGTGATTTTAATTGTTCACAATCACATACCGTTTTTAATCCGTTAAAGAAAATGGGGTATAAACCTGTATTTACAAATCAAAAAACAAGCTTGAGGCAAAAGTGTAAAAATAATGATTGTTTAGCTTCAGAATATGACAATATTTTTTATACATCATCAAAAATAAATTGTTCAGCAAAAGGAGTAATTCCGTTTTATACCTCCTTTGCTTCGCTGAAAGAGGCTCGAAAAATTTCAGATCACATTCCTGTTTGGAGTATTTTAGTTTTTAAGTAA
- a CDS encoding sensor histidine kinase — protein sequence MYKKAFTIYILVTILSFAYAQDISNFAVTRLSQDDGLSQGSNYFRFEDSKGFMWITCNDALNRFDGKKVKVYNLDKYFSNCPNLQQGYGFCEDKNSNIYIGSVRGLYIYDREQDRFTLQKIFKNSIDDIAMPIAYIDNKVWCFNRQYQLATYDIKTKKISYKGKLKTKPIISIHIYELQENIFYNHYPFMDKRKNIWFIGDNEIIELNTRTLKYSYPLRDNKIKKKESYYASSYDISEDCLYLGLQNGILKYNLKSRKKSYISNVLGKILHIKANTNAIVFKDNFNLKMLNKKTKKIIVFPNIKNDDFILSYCFGFDKDNRLWMCDDGKGQKILDFTPKLLNKFPNESSKFNFLLNKSVGRFGEIDNKKIIIPLTGSDYNIMLVFDKNTNEKKIINSDLNKNSVGFDFASDYKRKGIWVFNIYKKNNSKIYELYFLNQKIETSKKIQIQNLKEFGQEQDFQVLKNGKILCTFSKGLFWFIPEEKRFEQIKLTKQINFFKINVLDQNQIAFSFLNNDMLLFDLLPDGTFKLKTKILPGIQTFYIQKDVLHKRYWVGTNQGVYLLDQNFKIIKIFNANNGLAGTYIYGLLLDDKGSAYCSHQRGISSINWQSFQVINFDKNDGIQNWDFNNRSFYKASDGTLFFGGISGLNYFNPPLYRKSNYKPEVYIDEILINNKLLASKTHNVNTLTTLNLNYDENNISIFAYVKDLAAASTRQLIFRIKENGKKWNYLTNGSAINFSNLAPNIYTLELGTYDKFTNQELVQKTLRITISAPFYHAVSFWILIASILIGAVFWWYNQKKLEKQKIHFKQQLALEMQRSKITADLHDDIGATLSSLQINSAVANQLIVHDPIEAKKVLHKIENQSKNLADKIGDIIWSMKPNNEEFMTISTRIRNFANDILGATDIEYALAIDNELNELITDITNRKNIVLFVKEAINNAAKYSQASQIKISLHIIEHKIEIQIIDNGIGFNVDEIRGNGISNMKKRILELKGEIQIISSHLKGTTILATLPIPTFRD from the coding sequence ATGTATAAAAAAGCGTTTACTATATATATATTAGTGACTATTTTGTCTTTTGCTTACGCGCAGGACATTTCAAATTTTGCGGTTACAAGATTGTCTCAGGATGATGGGCTTTCTCAAGGGTCTAATTATTTTAGATTTGAGGATAGTAAAGGTTTTATGTGGATTACATGTAATGATGCTTTAAATCGTTTTGATGGAAAAAAGGTAAAAGTATATAATTTAGACAAATATTTTTCCAATTGCCCCAATTTACAACAAGGATATGGTTTCTGTGAAGATAAAAATTCTAATATTTACATTGGGAGTGTAAGAGGTTTGTATATATATGATAGAGAACAAGATCGTTTCACGTTACAAAAGATTTTTAAAAATTCGATTGATGATATTGCTATGCCCATTGCCTACATCGATAACAAAGTATGGTGCTTTAACAGACAATATCAATTAGCGACCTATGATATTAAGACTAAAAAAATAAGCTATAAAGGTAAATTAAAAACAAAACCTATCATATCTATACATATTTATGAATTACAAGAAAACATTTTTTATAATCATTATCCTTTTATGGATAAACGAAAAAATATTTGGTTTATTGGAGATAATGAAATAATAGAATTAAATACACGTACTCTTAAGTATTCATATCCTTTAAGAGACAATAAAATAAAGAAAAAAGAGAGTTATTATGCTTCATCCTATGATATTTCTGAGGATTGCTTATATCTAGGGCTACAAAACGGAATATTAAAGTACAATTTAAAATCCCGTAAAAAATCATACATCTCTAATGTTTTAGGTAAAATACTTCATATAAAAGCGAATACTAACGCAATAGTTTTTAAAGATAATTTTAATCTTAAAATGTTAAATAAAAAGACTAAAAAAATTATAGTTTTTCCAAATATTAAAAATGATGATTTTATTTTATCATATTGTTTTGGATTTGATAAAGATAATAGGTTGTGGATGTGCGATGATGGTAAAGGTCAAAAAATTTTAGACTTTACACCTAAATTATTAAATAAATTTCCGAATGAAAGTTCAAAATTTAACTTTTTATTGAATAAAAGCGTAGGTCGATTTGGAGAAATTGACAATAAAAAAATTATTATTCCACTAACAGGCAGTGACTATAATATAATGCTAGTATTTGATAAGAACACAAATGAAAAAAAAATTATAAACTCTGATTTAAACAAAAACTCTGTCGGATTTGATTTTGCATCAGACTATAAACGTAAAGGAATTTGGGTTTTTAATATTTATAAAAAAAATAATTCAAAAATTTATGAATTATATTTTTTAAATCAAAAAATAGAGACCTCTAAAAAAATTCAAATTCAAAATTTAAAAGAATTTGGACAAGAACAAGATTTTCAGGTTTTAAAAAACGGTAAAATATTGTGTACTTTTTCAAAAGGACTTTTTTGGTTCATACCTGAAGAAAAAAGATTTGAACAAATAAAACTCACCAAGCAAATTAATTTTTTTAAAATTAATGTACTAGACCAAAATCAAATTGCCTTCAGTTTTTTAAATAACGACATGTTGCTTTTTGATTTACTACCTGACGGTACGTTTAAATTAAAAACTAAAATATTACCTGGAATTCAAACTTTTTACATTCAAAAAGATGTTTTACATAAGAGGTATTGGGTGGGCACAAATCAAGGCGTTTATTTATTGGATCAAAATTTTAAAATTATTAAAATATTTAATGCTAATAATGGTTTAGCTGGTACATATATTTATGGATTATTACTTGACGACAAAGGATCGGCATATTGTAGCCATCAAAGAGGAATAAGCAGTATAAATTGGCAATCTTTTCAAGTTATCAATTTTGATAAAAATGACGGAATTCAGAATTGGGATTTTAATAACAGGTCATTTTATAAAGCATCTGATGGAACATTATTTTTTGGGGGTATTTCGGGACTAAATTATTTTAACCCCCCGTTGTATCGAAAATCAAATTATAAACCAGAAGTTTATATTGACGAAATATTAATTAATAATAAGCTTTTGGCTTCTAAAACGCATAACGTAAATACACTAACTACTCTTAATCTAAACTATGATGAAAATAATATTTCAATTTTTGCGTATGTAAAAGATTTAGCAGCCGCATCTACAAGACAGTTAATATTTAGAATTAAAGAAAATGGTAAAAAATGGAATTATCTTACGAATGGTTCTGCTATTAATTTTAGTAATCTAGCGCCAAATATCTATACATTAGAATTAGGTACTTATGACAAATTTACAAATCAAGAATTAGTTCAAAAAACTTTACGGATTACGATTTCTGCTCCTTTTTATCACGCAGTTTCTTTTTGGATTTTAATTGCTTCTATACTAATAGGAGCTGTTTTTTGGTGGTATAATCAGAAGAAATTAGAAAAACAAAAAATACATTTCAAACAACAATTAGCTTTAGAAATGCAACGTTCCAAAATTACAGCTGATTTACATGATGATATAGGTGCAACATTGAGTAGTTTACAAATAAATAGTGCAGTGGCTAACCAACTTATTGTTCATGACCCGATTGAAGCTAAAAAAGTATTACACAAAATTGAAAATCAATCTAAAAATTTGGCCGATAAAATAGGAGATATTATTTGGAGTATGAAACCCAATAATGAAGAGTTTATGACTATAAGTACACGTATTAGAAATTTTGCTAACGATATTTTAGGGGCAACAGATATTGAATATGCTCTTGCTATTGACAATGAATTAAATGAATTAATCACAGATATTACTAATAGAAAAAATATTGTTTTATTTGTAAAAGAGGCTATTAATAATGCGGCAAAATATAGCCAAGCATCTCAAATAAAGATTAGTTTACATATTATTGAGCATAAAATAGAGATTCAAATTATTGATAATGGAATCGGATTTAATGTAGATGAGATAAGAGGTAATGGAATTTCAAACATGAAAAAACGCATACTGGAATTAAAAGGAGAAATTCAAATAATTTCAAGTCATTTAAAAGGGACAACTATTTTGGCAACATTACCCATCCCTACATTTAGGGATTAA
- a CDS encoding SIMPL domain-containing protein yields the protein MKTQKIHLVALLVISQFTFAQHSANYNSAEAQEKKMSGNYNYQNPNAYQNPVVNTIQTSYSTDQEMVITIKGIYNEKATSQRAVFSVLQVGKTAEEVTTLMDDRIQTVMNELKLFNPEIEVISDMISFIPTYDFEVQKKIFNPKTYNEKPSGFELKKNLIIKYKNTNDLNKIMTLCAKQEIYDLAKVDYVTSNLDHIRDVLQAKASEEYKQMLTNYSAIMNMDLFKKEKTLVEGYNTIYPMESYKSYTAYSQAAINFSPDSEVNSIKKNSTQFYDGALAKSHTFVVNADITEPTIQLFYDLTIRIKLREDQLPKNTIIRNNRYYIITAAGDIKPLAL from the coding sequence ATGAAAACACAAAAAATCCATTTAGTAGCGTTACTTGTAATCAGTCAATTTACATTTGCTCAACATTCTGCCAATTACAACAGCGCAGAAGCTCAAGAAAAAAAAATGAGCGGAAATTACAATTATCAAAACCCGAATGCCTACCAAAATCCAGTGGTAAACACCATTCAAACATCTTATAGTACTGATCAAGAAATGGTTATAACTATAAAGGGGATTTATAATGAAAAAGCAACGAGTCAACGTGCCGTTTTTAGTGTATTACAAGTAGGTAAAACAGCCGAAGAAGTAACTACATTAATGGACGATCGTATTCAAACAGTTATGAATGAACTAAAACTATTTAATCCGGAAATTGAAGTTATTTCAGACATGATTTCCTTTATTCCTACGTATGATTTTGAGGTGCAAAAGAAAATTTTTAATCCTAAAACATACAACGAAAAACCATCTGGATTTGAACTTAAAAAGAACTTAATTATTAAATATAAAAACACAAATGACTTAAACAAAATAATGACTCTTTGTGCCAAACAAGAAATTTATGATTTGGCAAAAGTAGATTATGTAACCTCAAATTTAGATCACATAAGAGATGTATTGCAAGCAAAAGCATCTGAAGAATATAAACAAATGTTAACCAATTATTCTGCTATAATGAATATGGATTTATTCAAAAAAGAAAAAACATTAGTAGAAGGATATAATACGATTTACCCAATGGAGAGTTACAAATCGTATACAGCCTATAGTCAAGCCGCCATAAATTTTTCTCCCGATTCAGAAGTAAATTCAATTAAAAAGAACAGCACACAATTTTATGACGGCGCACTAGCAAAGTCGCATACTTTTGTGGTGAATGCAGATATTACCGAACCTACCATTCAACTATTTTATGATTTGACTATTCGAATTAAATTAAGAGAAGACCAATTACCTAAAAATACAATTATTAGAAATAACAGGTATTATATTATTACTGCCGCGGGAGACATTAAACCATTAGCCTTGTAA
- a CDS encoding Crp/Fnr family transcriptional regulator, with amino-acid sequence MKEILEQSYGFIFEEELLEAILKVAQFKSFKADDYLIEIGDAIQSMPLLIEGAIKILREDENGDEFLLYFLERGDTCAMTMTCCMGNHKSKIRAIAETDGSMLMLPVEKMEEWLTKYRTWRNFVLESYNIRLNEMLEAIDTLAFKNLDERIFKYLSDKVKVLGTTEITNTHQEIASELHTSRVVVSRLLKGLELNGKIKLHRNKIEVLQY; translated from the coding sequence ATGAAAGAAATCTTAGAACAATCCTATGGATTTATCTTTGAAGAAGAACTGCTTGAAGCTATACTTAAAGTAGCCCAATTCAAAAGTTTCAAAGCAGATGATTACCTTATAGAAATTGGCGATGCGATTCAATCGATGCCCTTACTTATTGAAGGAGCTATCAAAATTTTACGAGAAGATGAAAATGGTGATGAGTTTCTATTGTATTTCTTAGAGCGTGGCGATACCTGTGCGATGACAATGACCTGTTGCATGGGAAATCACAAAAGTAAAATTAGAGCCATTGCAGAAACAGACGGCAGTATGTTAATGCTTCCTGTTGAAAAAATGGAAGAATGGTTAACTAAATATAGAACGTGGCGTAATTTTGTTTTGGAAAGTTATAACATTCGTTTAAACGAAATGCTAGAAGCTATTGATACTTTAGCATTTAAAAATTTAGATGAGCGCATTTTCAAATACCTTTCTGACAAAGTAAAAGTACTAGGCACAACTGAAATTACAAATACACATCAAGAAATTGCTTCAGAATTACACACCTCTAGAGTAGTAGTTTCGCGCTTGTTAAAAGGATTAGAACTCAACGGAAAAATTAAACTTCATAGAAATAAGATTGAAGTTTTACAGTATTAA
- a CDS encoding response regulator transcription factor, translating to MQIRIFIYDDSAERRDSLKALLHLNTNIKVVGEAMNCMNVIDEMDYFYPDVVLMDINMPEVDGIEGLKQIKFKHPEVKVLIQTAYDDSDKIFTSIKNGASGYILKNDSPQRILQAIEEVYQGGASMNPAIAQKVLDFFIPVESENCLSPKENEVLALLAEGLSYKMVASKLDISYTTVNTHTKHIYEKLHISSLGEAIAYYYKKIKI from the coding sequence ATGCAAATACGAATTTTTATATATGATGATAGTGCTGAACGTCGAGATAGTTTAAAGGCATTGTTACACCTTAATACTAATATTAAAGTAGTAGGAGAAGCAATGAATTGTATGAATGTAATTGATGAAATGGATTATTTTTATCCAGATGTAGTTTTAATGGATATTAATATGCCTGAAGTTGATGGTATTGAGGGGCTTAAACAAATAAAATTTAAACATCCAGAAGTAAAAGTATTAATACAAACAGCTTATGATGATAGTGATAAAATATTTACAAGTATTAAAAATGGAGCTAGTGGTTATATTTTAAAAAATGATAGTCCGCAGCGTATTTTACAAGCTATTGAAGAGGTATATCAAGGAGGTGCTTCTATGAATCCAGCAATTGCTCAAAAAGTTCTTGATTTTTTTATTCCTGTTGAGTCTGAAAATTGTTTAAGCCCAAAAGAAAATGAAGTATTAGCTCTTTTAGCGGAAGGACTGAGTTATAAAATGGTAGCGAGCAAACTTGACATAAGCTATACTACAGTAAATACACATACTAAACATATATATGAAAAACTTCACATTTCATCTTTAGGTGAAGCTATTGCCTATTATTATAAAAAAATAAAAATATAG
- a CDS encoding MBL fold metallo-hydrolase: MKVEQIYTGCIAHAAYYIENNGEVAIFDPLREVEPYLERAQKDDAKIKFIFETHFHADFVSGHLDLAQKTGAKIVYGPTAQPNFEAIVATDGQEFKIGNYTIKAIHTPGHTLESTCYLLIDEHNKAHGIITGDTLFIGDVGRPDLAQKLVENLTEDVLAGYLYDSLRTKIMPLSDDLIVYPNHGAGSACGKNMSKETTDTLGNQKKVNYALRADMSKEEFKKELLDGLTPPPAYFPQNVLLNIQGYESLEKVVAKGNIPLSPEAFKAMALQTEAVVLDVRHEDDFSTEHIPSSIFIGLHGQFAPWVGALIRDVKQPILLIATESKEEEAIKRLSRVGFDNTLGYLDGGIEAWKKAGFETDHLLSVTPEEFAVNYKSKPIIDARRKGEFEAEHVEGAVNIPLDYVNEHLKEIPQETTYYLHCAGGYRSVIMASILKARGYHNMINVQKGMAGIRNTTTSLTAFVCPNS; the protein is encoded by the coding sequence ATGAAAGTAGAACAAATTTATACAGGCTGTATTGCGCATGCCGCCTATTATATCGAAAATAATGGCGAAGTAGCTATTTTTGACCCGTTACGCGAAGTCGAACCCTACTTAGAACGTGCACAAAAAGACGATGCAAAAATCAAATTTATATTTGAAACGCATTTTCATGCTGATTTTGTTTCAGGACATTTAGATTTAGCTCAAAAAACAGGTGCAAAAATAGTTTATGGTCCAACAGCTCAACCTAATTTTGAAGCTATTGTAGCTACAGACGGGCAAGAATTTAAAATTGGTAACTATACCATTAAAGCCATTCACACACCAGGGCATACACTAGAAAGCACGTGTTACTTACTTATAGACGAACACAACAAAGCGCATGGTATCATTACAGGGGATACTTTATTTATTGGCGATGTTGGCCGACCAGACTTGGCACAAAAATTGGTTGAAAATTTAACTGAAGATGTATTGGCTGGTTATTTATATGATTCGTTACGAACTAAAATTATGCCCTTATCTGATGACTTAATTGTTTATCCAAATCATGGTGCTGGTAGTGCTTGTGGTAAAAACATGAGTAAAGAAACAACTGATACATTAGGCAACCAAAAAAAGGTAAACTATGCCCTACGAGCTGATATGAGCAAAGAAGAATTCAAAAAAGAATTATTAGATGGGCTTACCCCTCCTCCGGCCTATTTTCCTCAAAATGTATTGCTAAACATACAAGGGTATGAAAGTTTAGAAAAAGTAGTAGCAAAAGGAAATATTCCGCTTTCTCCCGAAGCTTTTAAAGCTATGGCACTGCAAACCGAAGCGGTTGTATTAGATGTAAGGCATGAAGATGATTTTAGCACGGAACATATTCCTTCTTCCATATTTATTGGCTTACACGGACAGTTTGCACCTTGGGTGGGGGCTTTAATAAGAGATGTAAAACAACCTATCCTATTAATTGCAACAGAAAGCAAAGAAGAAGAAGCTATTAAAAGACTTTCTCGCGTGGGGTTTGACAACACCTTAGGCTATTTAGATGGCGGAATTGAGGCTTGGAAAAAAGCTGGTTTTGAAACAGACCACTTACTTTCTGTTACACCAGAAGAATTTGCTGTAAATTACAAAAGCAAACCTATAATTGATGCACGTAGAAAAGGTGAATTTGAAGCAGAACATGTAGAAGGCGCAGTTAATATTCCTTTGGACTATGTGAATGAACATCTTAAAGAAATACCTCAAGAAACAACCTATTATTTACATTGTGCAGGAGGTTATCGTTCAGTAATAATGGCGTCTATTTTAAAGGCACGAGGCTATCATAATATGATAAATGTGCAAAAAGGTATGGCTGGAATTAGAAACACTACAACCTCGCTAACCGCATTTGTTTGCCCAAATAGTTAG
- a CDS encoding YchJ family protein, with product MTNCPCGSLHSLETCCLPYINKEKQVPTAECLMRSRYTAYTLHAASYLFDTTAPLSRRFTSKKAILAWAAQNTWVKLDVVDFTETTVTFKAYYFDHKGYPQEHYEKSSFCFQEGCWFYVDGVFY from the coding sequence ATGACTAATTGTCCCTGTGGAAGTTTACACTCATTAGAAACGTGTTGTCTACCTTATATTAATAAAGAAAAACAAGTGCCTACTGCTGAATGTTTAATGCGTTCCCGTTATACAGCATATACATTACATGCAGCCAGTTATTTATTTGATACCACTGCGCCTTTATCGCGTAGGTTTACTTCAAAAAAGGCTATTTTAGCTTGGGCGGCGCAAAATACTTGGGTAAAATTAGACGTAGTAGACTTTACTGAAACAACGGTAACTTTTAAAGCGTATTATTTTGACCACAAAGGATATCCTCAAGAGCATTATGAAAAATCTAGTTTTTGTTTTCAAGAGGGGTGTTGGTTCTATGTAGATGGTGTTTTTTATTAA
- a CDS encoding TlpA family protein disulfide reductase has product MKKILLFICLSFIVYISCNNENIVSVKNEIKIDSIITIIFKERTFKKDTLVSNNGAKSVRLNHINYNIVGDFRSHQIQKNNYRKNDTIKIYTHKDIIFSHGYHYHFSSLYNFKPGDIVVFEYENDAPICFIKNRDVTFEELNFFKDLNLKSKIIEDDIDFFFNNKRFRSEKENQLARKEKIDLTNLKKKKLDSIHLLHKISDFSYKIYLDGLNAQLNSLSNNHVNKLNDQLDLSLYYNRNIIIDNFNSIYKPVLIKLGSGSSYDSKKQFDNVLLYKEIQKENKDFLLYTYFQELAQYSSQTDINNYFLKLKNNISNQSLINDLKEKFLIDYTDIKSITKNLYFLGNKKDKMDFENIKKKFVGKVVFIDFWASWCAPCRASMSDSKKLQDKYKNKNIVFLYISIDNDFEKWQNASKSEGLSLNENNLLALNYPNAMFYKEMQLKSIPRYMIFDKKGRLVNKNAPSPDSEDVINELNKYLIN; this is encoded by the coding sequence ATGAAAAAAATACTATTATTTATATGTTTATCATTTATTGTCTATATATCATGTAATAATGAGAATATAGTATCTGTTAAAAATGAAATTAAAATTGATTCAATTATTACAATAATTTTTAAAGAAAGAACTTTCAAAAAAGATACATTAGTAAGTAATAATGGTGCTAAGTCGGTACGCTTAAATCATATTAATTATAATATAGTTGGTGATTTTAGAAGTCATCAAATACAAAAAAATAACTACAGAAAGAATGATACCATTAAAATTTACACTCATAAAGATATAATATTTTCACATGGTTATCATTATCATTTTAGTTCATTATATAATTTCAAACCTGGTGATATTGTAGTTTTTGAATATGAAAATGATGCACCAATATGTTTTATAAAAAATAGAGATGTGACTTTTGAAGAGTTAAACTTTTTCAAAGATTTAAATTTAAAATCGAAAATTATTGAAGACGACATTGATTTTTTTTTTAATAATAAAAGATTTAGATCAGAAAAAGAAAATCAGTTAGCAAGGAAGGAAAAAATAGACTTAACTAATTTAAAAAAGAAAAAATTAGATTCAATACATCTACTTCATAAAATCTCTGATTTTAGTTATAAAATTTATCTTGATGGTTTAAATGCTCAACTTAATTCACTTTCTAATAATCATGTGAATAAATTAAATGACCAATTAGATTTATCACTCTATTATAATAGAAATATTATTATTGACAATTTTAATTCAATATACAAGCCAGTTCTTATCAAACTAGGTAGTGGTTCAAGTTATGATAGTAAAAAACAATTTGATAATGTTTTGCTTTATAAAGAAATTCAAAAAGAGAACAAAGACTTTCTTTTATATACATATTTTCAAGAATTAGCACAATATTCTTCACAAACTGATATCAATAATTATTTTTTAAAGTTAAAAAATAATATTAGTAATCAAAGCTTGATTAATGATTTAAAAGAAAAGTTCCTTATTGATTATACTGATATAAAAAGTATCACTAAGAACTTATATTTTTTAGGAAATAAAAAAGACAAAATGGATTTTGAAAATATAAAAAAGAAGTTTGTTGGCAAAGTTGTTTTTATTGATTTCTGGGCAAGTTGGTGCGCCCCTTGCAGGGCATCAATGTCTGATTCCAAAAAACTTCAAGATAAATATAAAAATAAAAATATTGTGTTTCTTTATATTTCAATTGATAATGATTTTGAAAAATGGCAAAACGCTTCAAAAAGTGAAGGTCTTTCTTTAAACGAAAATAATTTATTGGCTTTAAATTATCCTAATGCAATGTTTTATAAGGAAATGCAACTAAAATCTATACCTCGATATATGATTTTTGATAAAAAGGGAAGACTTGTAAATAAAAATGCCCCAAGTCCTGATAGTGAAGATGTTATAAATGAATTAAATAAATATTTAATAAACTGA
- a CDS encoding TlpA disulfide reductase family protein produces MKKLVVVLVALLFVSCNKFSIEGTATGIKDGTKVYLEGSGEMGPMPIDTVEVKDGKFEFEGKSELPEIGFISIDGVIDPQFQTRKMVPLIIEKGSVEVVFNKDEIQKSQISGTTNNDKFAEYNKKADVIYKKLQAFQTANQEAMIAAQKSKDEATIKKLQTQYLAIVDEMDKQSVDFVKNNPDAFLSVLLLENFISRGKLPTSEVKSYFDKLDSSLLATKSAKNTKKMIDAKLKNEKGQQAQDFSAKTPDGKTVSLKQVLGKVTIIDFWASWCEPCRKENPSVVALYNELHAKGLNIIGVSMDDDVAKWKEAIAKDKLTWTQVSTLKGFQVDPIAKQYNVNQIPSTFILDAKGNIVAKDLRGDELKAKVVELLSK; encoded by the coding sequence ATGAAAAAATTAGTAGTAGTATTAGTAGCCTTACTTTTCGTTTCTTGTAATAAATTTTCAATAGAAGGAACAGCAACGGGCATTAAAGATGGAACAAAAGTGTATTTAGAAGGTTCTGGAGAAATGGGACCTATGCCAATAGATACTGTTGAAGTTAAAGATGGAAAATTTGAATTTGAAGGAAAATCAGAACTTCCAGAAATTGGTTTCATTAGTATTGATGGTGTAATAGACCCGCAATTTCAAACACGAAAAATGGTACCATTAATTATAGAAAAAGGGAGTGTTGAGGTTGTTTTTAATAAAGATGAAATTCAAAAATCTCAAATTTCTGGAACTACTAATAATGATAAATTTGCTGAATACAACAAAAAAGCAGATGTAATTTATAAAAAATTACAAGCTTTTCAAACGGCAAATCAAGAAGCGATGATTGCGGCTCAAAAAAGTAAAGATGAAGCTACAATAAAAAAACTTCAAACACAATATTTAGCTATCGTTGATGAAATGGACAAGCAATCTGTAGATTTTGTTAAAAATAATCCTGATGCGTTTTTATCGGTACTGCTTTTAGAAAACTTTATTAGTAGAGGCAAATTACCTACTAGCGAAGTAAAAAGTTATTTTGACAAATTAGATTCAAGTTTGTTAGCTACTAAAAGTGCTAAAAACACCAAGAAAATGATTGATGCCAAATTAAAAAATGAAAAAGGACAACAAGCACAAGATTTTTCTGCTAAAACACCAGATGGTAAAACCGTTTCATTAAAACAAGTTTTAGGAAAAGTAACTATTATTGATTTTTGGGCATCTTGGTGTGAACCTTGTAGAAAAGAAAATCCAAGTGTAGTGGCTTTATATAATGAATTACATGCAAAAGGATTAAACATTATAGGCGTTTCTATGGATGATGATGTGGCAAAATGGAAAGAAGCTATTGCAAAAGACAAATTAACTTGGACTCAAGTTTCTACGTTAAAAGGTTTTCAGGTGGATCCTATTGCAAAACAATATAATGTAAATCAAATACCTTCTACTTTCATTCTTGATGCAAAAGGAAATATTGTTGCAAAAGATTTGAGAGGAGACGAGTTAAAAGCAAAAGTAGTAGAGCTATTAAGCAAATAA